One region of Epilithonimonas zeae genomic DNA includes:
- a CDS encoding ABC transporter ATP-binding protein — MIRAKNIHKSYGTLEVLKGVDIHIKPSEVISIVGESGAGKSTLLQILGTLDHPSNIDKYGTEISLDGNSFLKMKDKELSKFRNKNIGFVFQNHQLLPEFTALENVLLPTKIGGIAEKEVIEKAYSLFEDLNIASRLHHKPSELSGGEAQRVAVARALINSPKIIFADEPTGNLDSKNADALHQLFFDLRDKYQQTFVIVTHNSVLAESTDRKLVMKDGQIVL; from the coding sequence ATGATTCGAGCAAAAAACATACACAAATCTTATGGAACTTTAGAAGTTCTAAAAGGTGTTGATATTCATATAAAACCAAGTGAAGTAATTTCTATTGTTGGAGAATCCGGAGCCGGAAAATCAACTTTGCTTCAAATTTTGGGAACATTAGACCATCCTTCTAATATTGATAAATATGGAACAGAAATCAGTCTGGATGGTAATTCTTTCTTGAAAATGAAAGATAAAGAATTGTCGAAATTCCGTAATAAAAATATCGGTTTTGTATTTCAGAATCATCAATTGTTACCAGAATTCACGGCTTTAGAAAATGTTTTGTTGCCTACAAAAATTGGTGGAATTGCTGAAAAAGAAGTTATTGAAAAAGCGTATTCTCTTTTCGAAGATTTGAATATCGCTAGCCGATTGCATCACAAACCATCAGAACTATCCGGTGGAGAAGCACAAAGAGTTGCTGTTGCAAGAGCCTTGATCAATTCTCCAAAAATTATTTTTGCAGATGAGCCAACAGGAAACCTCGATTCCAAAAATGCGGACGCACTTCATCAGTTATTTTTTGACTTGAGGGACAAATACCAACAGACCTTTGTAATTGTCACGCACAATTCTGTTTTGGCGGAAAGTACTGATAGAAAGCTGGTTATGAAAGATGGGCAGATTGTTTTGTGA
- a CDS encoding SdpI family protein, with product MIEKLMLSPNIIGFIFILAGLIQMIFPPKKINSLYGYRTPRSMKNIEVWNFAQKLSSKILILIGFFLILFGIIALFLGLQEVLINSVGIGLMLLFAIILFFYMESAIKKKFP from the coding sequence ATGATAGAAAAATTGATGTTAAGTCCCAATATTATTGGATTTATTTTTATTTTGGCAGGATTAATCCAAATGATATTTCCACCAAAAAAGATCAACAGTCTTTACGGTTACAGAACGCCTCGGTCTATGAAAAATATTGAGGTTTGGAATTTTGCACAGAAATTATCATCCAAAATATTAATTCTAATAGGCTTTTTCTTAATTCTCTTTGGAATCATTGCCTTATTTTTAGGATTACAAGAAGTACTGATCAATTCGGTTGGAATTGGATTAATGCTACTATTTGCAATAATTCTATTTTTCTATATGGAATCAGCAATCAAAAAAAAGTTTCCTTAG
- the polA gene encoding DNA polymerase I — protein MTSTDKRLYLIDAYAMIFRGYFAFIKNPRITTKGINTSAIFGFTNSLIELIKRDRPTHLAVVFDVGRTNVRHDDYAEYKANRLETPEPILLAKPYINSILEAMHIPILGVEGYEADDVIGTIACKAEKQGYQVFMVTPDKDFAQLVTENIKIYKPGLKGGDIEILGVEEVKAKYEISDPKQIIDYLGMMGDAVDNIPGLEGVGEKTAKKFIQEFGSMENLLANTHTLKGKLKEKVEASAERGLLSKKLATILCDAPIEFLEEQYDLDVPDFEKVKEIFDELEFRRLYENLYRAFSNKEYVEELMEVDNPVGGKIETKVASHKNGTMDLFASFEQLEQATTTKTNIEENDHLYQYIDSPKAQKILVENLIKQKAVCFDTETTSLNELEAELIGMSFSYKKGLAYYIPISENQEEAQGTVEIFRPFFENQNVLKIAHNMKYDAKVLQNYNIDVTGKLFDTMIAHYLLNPDGRHGMDYLSEMYLDYKPVSIETLIGKKGKNQLTLREVDLVTQTNYAAEDADVTFQLYELFAPQLVKENLEELFYNVEMPLMKVLAKIELTGVKLDEKWLAQESVDLENDLRILESKIFELSGEEFNMNSPKQLGEILFDKMQLDPKAKKTKTGQYATSEDVLQKLSSKHEIITSILEYRTLQKLKSTYVDALPGQIDKKDNRVHTTFAQTVAATGRLASVNPNLQNIPIRTLRGQQIRGAFVSDEGKKIISADYSQIELRLIAEISGEQNMIKAFQNGEDIHVSTAAKLFDIPLEEVTKTQRGQAKTVNFGIIYGQGAFALAEQTGLSRSEAKKMIDSYYENYPRLKEYMAEQVKKAQDFGYVETILGRKRHLKDINSSNFVVKAHAERNAVNAPIQGSAADIIKLAMIKIDQELEAQNLETKMLLQVHDELLFEVPIVEIETAKSLIKKEMESAFATSVPLLVEVGVGDNWLEAH, from the coding sequence ATGACTTCTACAGACAAAAGATTATACCTTATAGATGCTTATGCTATGATTTTTCGTGGCTATTTTGCATTCATCAAGAATCCGAGAATTACTACAAAAGGGATTAATACTTCAGCAATCTTCGGATTTACCAATTCATTGATTGAACTTATCAAAAGAGACCGACCAACACATCTGGCAGTGGTTTTTGATGTTGGAAGAACCAATGTTCGTCATGATGATTATGCAGAATATAAAGCCAATCGTTTGGAAACGCCTGAACCGATTTTGTTGGCGAAACCTTACATCAATAGTATTTTGGAAGCGATGCATATTCCTATTTTGGGAGTTGAGGGTTATGAGGCAGATGATGTTATCGGAACCATTGCCTGCAAAGCGGAAAAGCAAGGTTATCAGGTTTTTATGGTGACACCGGACAAAGATTTTGCGCAATTGGTAACAGAAAATATCAAAATCTATAAACCTGGATTGAAAGGTGGCGACATCGAAATCTTAGGTGTTGAAGAAGTTAAAGCTAAGTATGAGATTAGTGACCCAAAACAAATCATTGATTATCTTGGAATGATGGGCGATGCTGTGGATAATATCCCAGGTCTGGAAGGTGTTGGAGAAAAGACTGCCAAGAAGTTTATACAGGAATTTGGATCGATGGAAAATCTTTTGGCTAACACACATACATTAAAAGGAAAGCTTAAAGAAAAAGTTGAAGCCAGTGCAGAAAGAGGTTTATTATCCAAAAAGTTAGCAACAATACTTTGTGATGCTCCCATAGAGTTTTTGGAAGAACAATATGACCTTGATGTTCCGGATTTTGAGAAAGTAAAAGAAATTTTTGATGAATTGGAATTCCGAAGACTTTATGAAAATCTTTACCGCGCATTCTCCAATAAAGAATATGTGGAAGAATTGATGGAAGTAGACAATCCTGTCGGTGGAAAAATTGAAACAAAAGTTGCTTCTCATAAAAACGGGACAATGGATCTTTTTGCAAGTTTCGAACAATTGGAACAAGCAACAACGACTAAAACGAATATAGAAGAGAATGATCACCTTTATCAATACATTGATTCTCCAAAAGCTCAGAAAATCCTTGTAGAAAATCTTATCAAACAAAAAGCGGTGTGTTTTGATACAGAAACAACTTCTCTTAATGAGCTGGAAGCTGAATTGATCGGGATGAGTTTTTCATACAAAAAAGGCTTGGCTTATTATATTCCGATTTCTGAAAATCAGGAAGAAGCGCAGGGAACGGTTGAGATTTTCCGTCCGTTTTTTGAAAATCAAAATGTTCTGAAAATTGCTCATAATATGAAATATGATGCTAAAGTTCTTCAGAATTATAATATAGATGTGACTGGCAAATTGTTCGATACGATGATTGCCCATTATCTTCTGAATCCAGATGGCAGACACGGAATGGATTATCTTTCCGAAATGTATCTGGACTACAAACCTGTTTCCATCGAGACTTTGATTGGAAAAAAAGGGAAGAATCAATTGACACTTCGTGAAGTTGATTTGGTAACTCAAACCAATTATGCAGCAGAAGATGCTGATGTAACATTTCAACTATATGAATTGTTTGCGCCACAATTAGTCAAAGAAAATTTGGAAGAATTGTTTTATAATGTCGAAATGCCGTTGATGAAAGTTCTTGCCAAAATCGAATTGACAGGTGTTAAACTTGATGAAAAATGGTTGGCTCAGGAAAGTGTTGATCTCGAAAATGATTTAAGAATTCTTGAATCAAAAATATTCGAATTATCTGGAGAAGAGTTCAATATGAATTCGCCGAAGCAATTGGGTGAGATTTTATTTGATAAAATGCAATTGGATCCGAAAGCTAAAAAAACCAAAACCGGACAATATGCAACCTCTGAAGATGTATTGCAAAAATTATCCTCGAAACACGAAATTATCACTTCAATTCTGGAATACAGGACTTTACAGAAGCTGAAATCGACTTACGTTGATGCTTTGCCAGGCCAGATTGATAAAAAAGATAATCGTGTTCATACAACTTTTGCCCAAACGGTTGCCGCAACAGGCCGTTTGGCGAGTGTGAATCCGAATCTTCAAAATATCCCAATCCGAACTTTGAGAGGACAACAAATCCGTGGTGCTTTTGTTTCTGATGAAGGAAAAAAAATCATTTCTGCCGATTATTCTCAAATTGAATTAAGATTGATTGCAGAAATTTCCGGCGAACAAAATATGATAAAAGCGTTCCAAAATGGCGAAGATATTCACGTTTCAACGGCGGCAAAATTGTTTGATATTCCTCTTGAAGAAGTGACGAAAACTCAGAGAGGTCAGGCAAAAACCGTGAATTTTGGAATTATCTATGGTCAAGGCGCATTTGCTTTAGCAGAACAAACCGGACTTTCCAGATCGGAAGCTAAAAAAATGATCGATTCTTATTATGAGAATTATCCAAGACTGAAAGAATATATGGCAGAGCAAGTCAAAAAAGCTCAGGATTTTGGTTATGTAGAAACCATTCTCGGTAGAAAACGCCATTTAAAAGATATTAATTCCAGCAATTTTGTAGTTAAGGCTCACGCCGAAAGAAATGCCGTGAATGCACCAATACAGGGAAGTGCAGCAGATATCATTAAACTTGCAATGATAAAAATTGACCAAGAACTGGAAGCTCAAAATCTTGAAACAAAAATGCTTTTACAGGTTCATGATGAATTACTTTTCGAAGTTCCTATCGTTGAAATAGAAACCGCAAAATCTTTAATCAAAAAAGAAATGGAATCTGCATTTGCTACAAGCGTTCCGCTTTTGGTGGAAGTTGGCGTTGGCGATAATTGGTTGGAAGCACATTAA
- a CDS encoding inorganic pyrophosphatase gives MIPSFKAHPWHGISAGENSPEVVNVFVEIVPTDTIKYEVDKESGYLKVDRPQKFSNIIPAMYGFVPRTYCEDEVKNLAVSTGATDVTEGDHDPLDICVLSSHNFTSGNILLQAIPIGGFQMIDKGEADDKIIAVLVEDQVYGHIRDISELPKAEVNRLLHYFLSYKNLPTEPAKVKIDLVYGADQAKQVIVASQKDYTDNFVEKLK, from the coding sequence ATGATTCCTAGTTTTAAAGCACATCCTTGGCACGGGATTTCTGCTGGAGAAAATTCTCCGGAAGTGGTCAACGTTTTTGTAGAAATCGTTCCAACGGACACTATAAAATATGAAGTAGATAAAGAAAGTGGTTATCTGAAAGTGGATCGTCCACAGAAATTCTCCAACATTATTCCTGCGATGTACGGTTTCGTTCCAAGAACTTATTGTGAGGATGAAGTTAAGAATCTAGCGGTTTCAACTGGCGCAACAGACGTTACAGAAGGCGATCACGACCCTTTGGACATCTGCGTTCTTAGCTCGCACAACTTCACTTCTGGTAACATTCTTTTGCAGGCTATTCCAATTGGTGGTTTCCAAATGATTGACAAAGGAGAGGCTGACGACAAAATTATCGCAGTTTTGGTAGAAGATCAGGTTTATGGTCACATCAGAGATATTTCTGAGTTGCCAAAAGCAGAAGTTAACCGTTTGTTGCACTATTTCTTGAGTTACAAAAACTTGCCAACAGAACCTGCAAAAGTTAAAATCGATTTGGTTTACGGCGCAGATCAGGCAAAACAAGTCATTGTTGCTTCACAAAAAGACTATACAGATAATTTCGTTGAAAAATTGAAATAA
- the mgtE gene encoding magnesium transporter — protein MPAEERILQFLKLQRSEKAEVFSHLDPDFQEDTIRSIASHEVSDILNEMSPDDRTQLFEDFPDELIKYSINLLNPQERRVALKLLGYEADSIARLMTPYYVQIRKEWTVKRCFQQIKKVGKKVETLNFLYVVDERNRLIDDITIGSLLLADEEQLISELCDDHFVAIKTTTSKENAVPYFEKYDRSALPIITENGVLVGIVTIDDILDQIESQNTEDIQKFGGLDALDLPYTQTSVFEMVKKRGFWLVVLFFSEMLTASAMGHFEDEIQKAVVLALFVPLIISSGGNTGSQAATLIIRAMALQEIGLKDWWYVMKKEIFTGIFLGSILGIIGFMRIAFWQQVGLFNYGEHWTFVGLSIGVSLMLIVLWGTISGSMVPFVLKKLKLDPATSSAPFVATLVDVTGLIIYFSVAGLFLTGKLL, from the coding sequence TTGCCAGCGGAAGAACGTATTTTGCAGTTTTTGAAATTGCAAAGATCTGAGAAGGCAGAAGTTTTCTCGCATCTTGATCCTGATTTTCAAGAAGATACTATCAGAAGTATTGCAAGTCACGAGGTTTCTGACATCCTGAACGAAATGTCGCCTGACGACAGAACTCAACTTTTTGAGGATTTTCCGGATGAACTAATCAAATATTCTATCAATCTTCTTAATCCGCAAGAACGCAGAGTTGCCTTAAAACTTTTAGGTTATGAAGCGGATTCAATCGCACGTTTGATGACGCCTTATTATGTTCAGATCCGAAAAGAATGGACCGTTAAAAGATGTTTTCAGCAAATAAAAAAAGTGGGTAAGAAAGTTGAAACGCTCAATTTCCTCTATGTTGTTGATGAAAGAAATCGTTTGATAGATGATATTACAATTGGCTCTCTCCTATTGGCTGATGAAGAGCAATTGATTTCTGAGCTTTGTGACGATCATTTTGTTGCGATTAAGACAACAACTTCCAAAGAAAATGCGGTTCCATATTTTGAGAAATATGATAGAAGTGCATTGCCAATTATTACAGAAAATGGAGTTTTGGTGGGAATTGTAACCATTGATGATATCTTGGATCAAATTGAATCTCAAAATACAGAGGATATCCAAAAATTTGGAGGTTTGGATGCATTGGACCTTCCTTATACTCAAACTTCGGTTTTCGAAATGGTAAAGAAAAGAGGATTTTGGCTAGTTGTGCTTTTCTTTTCCGAGATGTTGACCGCTTCTGCGATGGGACATTTTGAAGATGAAATTCAGAAAGCTGTTGTTTTGGCTTTGTTTGTTCCATTAATTATTTCGAGTGGAGGAAATACGGGTTCGCAAGCTGCAACTTTGATTATCCGTGCAATGGCTCTTCAAGAAATTGGACTGAAGGATTGGTGGTATGTAATGAAAAAAGAAATCTTCACAGGGATTTTCTTGGGAAGTATTCTTGGAATTATAGGATTTATGAGAATTGCTTTTTGGCAACAAGTCGGATTATTTAATTATGGAGAACATTGGACTTTTGTTGGATTAAGCATCGGCGTTTCCTTGATGTTGATTGTTCTTTGGGGAACAATTTCCGGATCTATGGTTCCTTTTGTTCTTAAAAAATTAAAACTTGATCCAGCGACTTCTTCTGCTCCTTTTGTCGCAACACTTGTGGATGTTACAGGATTGATTATCTATTTCTCTGTTGCAGGATTGTTCCTTACGGGGAAACTTCTATAA
- a CDS encoding murein L,D-transpeptidase catalytic domain-containing protein codes for MKTFLLLILSFFLISCEVKSQESQSVHFTNSQDKLANKIYEIKDFIKDSDYNSDKAFLIDFSIASSKFRFFVIDVKTGKVLQKALVAHGDGSENGKTKNGLKFSNLDGSHCSSLGKYVVSEKYKGKFGLSYRLDGLDETNSNARNRAIVLHRLSCVPDIEQKDDICLSFGCPMVSDDFFKILEQHIDKSNKKIILYAYH; via the coding sequence TTGAAAACATTTCTATTATTAATTTTATCTTTTTTTCTTATTTCCTGCGAAGTAAAATCTCAGGAAAGTCAATCTGTTCATTTTACTAATTCACAAGATAAATTAGCTAATAAAATATATGAAATAAAGGATTTTATAAAAGATTCAGATTACAATTCGGATAAAGCTTTTCTAATTGATTTTTCAATTGCATCTTCCAAGTTTCGATTTTTTGTCATTGATGTTAAGACTGGAAAAGTTCTGCAAAAAGCTTTGGTGGCACACGGAGATGGCTCAGAAAATGGAAAAACAAAGAATGGTTTGAAATTCAGTAATCTTGATGGTTCGCATTGTTCGTCATTAGGAAAATATGTAGTTTCGGAGAAGTATAAAGGAAAATTTGGTTTATCTTACAGATTGGATGGACTCGATGAAACCAATAGCAATGCTAGAAATAGAGCTATTGTTCTTCACAGATTGAGTTGCGTTCCAGATATCGAGCAAAAAGATGATATTTGTTTAAGTTTTGGCTGTCCAATGGTTTCTGATGATTTTTTTAAAATTTTGGAGCAGCATATTGATAAATCGAATAAAAAAATAATACTTTACGCTTATCATTAA
- the radC gene encoding RadC family protein, producing the protein MSIKSLAEDDRPREKFLLKGKASVSDSELLAIIMGSGNREESAVELARRILNSVENNWHRLSQLSIKDLMKFKGVGEAKAISIATALEIGNRKSQQEVLERQQISSSKDIFEVLQPHLSDLSTEEFWAIFLNHQNKILYKTCLFRGGIANSVADVRVIFKTALEHFSTRIIVAHNHPAGSLKPSQEDISITNRINEAGNLLDIELLDHIIIAQNKFYSFKEEGIL; encoded by the coding sequence TTGAGTATCAAATCCCTTGCGGAAGACGACCGCCCAAGAGAAAAATTCCTGTTGAAAGGAAAAGCCTCGGTTTCGGATTCGGAACTGCTGGCCATTATTATGGGAAGCGGAAATCGTGAGGAATCTGCTGTAGAATTGGCAAGAAGAATTTTGAATTCGGTTGAAAACAATTGGCACAGGTTAAGTCAATTATCAATAAAAGATTTGATGAAATTCAAAGGTGTAGGCGAAGCAAAAGCCATTTCCATCGCAACAGCTTTGGAAATCGGTAATAGAAAATCGCAGCAGGAAGTTTTGGAAAGACAACAAATCAGCAGTAGCAAAGATATTTTTGAAGTTTTACAACCACATCTTTCAGATTTGTCAACAGAGGAATTTTGGGCGATTTTCCTGAATCACCAAAACAAGATTTTATATAAAACCTGCCTTTTCAGAGGTGGAATTGCAAATTCTGTAGCGGATGTAAGAGTGATTTTCAAAACAGCTTTGGAACATTTTTCTACTAGAATCATTGTTGCGCACAATCATCCTGCAGGAAGTCTAAAGCCAAGTCAGGAAGATATTAGTATTACAAATAGGATTAATGAAGCCGGAAATTTGTTGGACATAGAATTACTAGACCACATTATTATTGCTCAAAATAAATTTTATAGTTTCAAAGAAGAAGGGATTTTATGA
- a CDS encoding pyruvate decarboxylase translates to MKKNYSFYSVFILCFFVSCASYGDSLLYFNKDAKINAIKTVLYFEPEVFPDITEIKDPTFSAFYNATSDKMKAIGNVKYLQVNTSIPFDEVDSKTVKEICKNNNADVAVIPKVKYFKVGFGKYVFSNQVVVSLKLYDANGDFVMETSYDTYKGNARLLGSAENSVIIGTKGAIRKMEKELRNRQVILRKAS, encoded by the coding sequence ATGAAGAAAAACTACTCTTTTTATTCTGTTTTTATCCTTTGTTTTTTTGTTTCCTGTGCCAGTTATGGGGATAGTCTTCTTTATTTTAATAAAGATGCAAAAATCAATGCTATAAAAACTGTTCTTTACTTTGAACCAGAGGTGTTTCCTGATATTACTGAGATTAAAGATCCTACATTTTCTGCTTTCTATAATGCAACTTCTGACAAGATGAAAGCTATAGGAAATGTAAAATATCTACAAGTAAACACTTCTATTCCTTTTGACGAAGTTGATTCTAAAACAGTAAAAGAAATCTGTAAAAACAATAATGCAGATGTGGCCGTTATACCAAAAGTAAAATATTTCAAAGTTGGCTTTGGAAAGTATGTGTTTTCTAATCAAGTGGTTGTAAGTTTGAAGCTTTATGATGCTAATGGTGATTTTGTGATGGAAACTTCCTACGATACTTATAAAGGAAATGCCAGATTGTTGGGAAGTGCAGAAAACTCTGTAATAATCGGTACAAAAGGAGCCATCCGAAAAATGGAAAAAGAACTGAGAAACCGACAAGTAATCCTAAGAAAAGCATCTTAA
- a CDS encoding ATP-dependent helicase, with the protein MDYLKGLNEPQLEAVTTLQGPLMVLAGAGSGKTRVLTMRIAHLITNGVDPFNILSLTFTNKAAKEMKERIAKLVGDSNARSLWMGTFHSVFARILRSEGHHLGYPSNFTIYDMQDALNVMKKVIKDMNIDSEIYKAKKVLSRISQYKNNLITVNAYFNNPDLMEADEKANMRLMGDIYRKYVEACFKNGAMDFDDLLLKTNELLTRFPEVLAKYQDRFRYILVDEYQDTNHSQYLIVKALASKFENICVVGDDAQSIYSFRGANIHNILNFKKDYPDAVTVSLEQNYRSTQNIVDAANVVISKNLQQFKKNVFSENEIGDKIKVYRSLSDADEANFVSANIFELHNTQQRHFSDFAILYRTNSQTRAFEDALRKKNIPYKVYGGLSFYQRKEVKDLLAYLRILVNENDSEALSRIINYPARGIGETTQNKLVVFADSQNVPVAQVLDNLGFYAPQLGLNNGVLTKLGDFWAMIKAFQVMLKTENVYDVAMEVAKRSGLIKFLKEDATPEGISRVENIQELLNSMQGFIEEQIQIEGGDPSLSNFMENIALSADTQTDKEDDGDKVSLMTIHLSKGLEFPVVHLVGLEENLFPSFMSSSTREELEEERRLFYVALTRAEKQVFFTYAVSRFQWGKITDAEPSRFLSEIDDKYVEMINPVTELKFINRSGINSNIFDDTPSEPRFFKKKEEKKTIERNINTPVPKQLKPIATARIINPSGSSSEDIQVGDNVRHDRFGIGKVEFLDGTDPQNIKAKVIFANEGEKNLILKFAKLTKI; encoded by the coding sequence ATGGATTATCTGAAAGGACTGAATGAGCCTCAGTTAGAAGCAGTTACCACCTTGCAAGGACCTCTGATGGTTTTGGCTGGTGCAGGTTCTGGCAAAACGCGTGTGCTCACGATGAGAATTGCGCATCTGATTACGAATGGAGTAGACCCTTTCAATATTTTGTCTTTGACTTTTACCAACAAAGCGGCGAAGGAAATGAAGGAACGTATTGCGAAACTCGTTGGAGACAGTAATGCACGCTCGCTTTGGATGGGAACTTTTCACTCGGTTTTTGCGAGAATTTTGAGAAGCGAAGGTCATCATCTCGGCTATCCTTCAAACTTTACGATTTATGATATGCAGGATGCTCTGAATGTGATGAAGAAAGTCATCAAGGATATGAACATCGATTCAGAAATCTATAAAGCCAAGAAAGTTTTATCAAGAATCTCTCAGTATAAAAACAATCTAATAACGGTCAATGCTTATTTCAACAATCCTGACCTGATGGAAGCTGATGAAAAAGCGAATATGAGATTGATGGGTGATATTTATCGTAAATACGTTGAAGCTTGTTTCAAAAACGGTGCAATGGATTTCGATGATTTATTATTAAAAACCAATGAATTACTAACTCGCTTCCCTGAAGTTTTAGCAAAATACCAAGACAGATTCAGATATATTTTGGTGGATGAGTATCAAGATACGAACCATTCTCAGTATTTGATTGTGAAAGCTTTAGCATCTAAATTTGAAAATATTTGTGTGGTTGGAGATGATGCACAATCGATTTACTCTTTTCGTGGCGCAAATATCCACAACATTCTGAATTTCAAAAAGGATTATCCAGATGCAGTGACGGTTTCTTTGGAACAAAATTACCGTTCAACTCAAAATATCGTGGATGCGGCGAATGTTGTGATTTCGAAAAACTTACAGCAGTTCAAGAAAAATGTTTTCAGTGAGAATGAAATTGGAGACAAAATAAAAGTTTACCGAAGTCTTTCCGATGCGGACGAAGCGAATTTCGTTTCTGCCAACATCTTCGAATTACACAATACGCAACAGCGTCATTTCTCAGATTTTGCAATTCTTTACAGAACCAATTCGCAGACTAGAGCATTTGAAGATGCATTACGAAAAAAGAATATTCCGTACAAAGTTTATGGCGGACTGTCTTTCTACCAAAGGAAAGAAGTGAAGGATTTGCTCGCTTATCTTAGGATTTTGGTTAATGAAAATGACTCCGAAGCGTTGTCAAGAATCATCAATTATCCGGCAAGAGGAATCGGCGAAACTACCCAAAATAAGCTAGTTGTTTTTGCAGATTCTCAGAATGTTCCTGTTGCTCAAGTTCTTGATAATCTCGGTTTTTATGCACCACAATTAGGATTAAATAATGGCGTTCTTACCAAGTTAGGTGATTTCTGGGCAATGATAAAAGCGTTCCAAGTGATGTTGAAAACAGAAAATGTTTATGATGTAGCGATGGAAGTAGCAAAGCGAAGCGGACTAATCAAATTTCTGAAAGAAGATGCAACACCGGAAGGTATTTCCCGAGTAGAGAATATTCAGGAATTGCTGAACTCAATGCAAGGTTTCATCGAGGAGCAAATTCAGATTGAAGGTGGTGACCCAAGTTTGTCCAATTTTATGGAAAATATTGCGTTGTCTGCAGATACTCAAACTGATAAAGAAGATGACGGAGATAAAGTATCGTTGATGACCATCCACTTATCAAAAGGTTTGGAATTTCCTGTGGTTCACTTAGTTGGACTCGAGGAAAATCTTTTTCCAAGCTTTATGAGTTCATCAACAAGAGAAGAATTGGAGGAAGAAAGACGTCTGTTTTATGTAGCATTGACGAGAGCTGAAAAACAAGTATTTTTCACTTACGCCGTTTCCAGATTCCAATGGGGGAAAATCACTGACGCTGAACCTTCAAGGTTTTTAAGCGAAATAGATGACAAATATGTAGAAATGATAAATCCTGTAACGGAATTGAAATTCATCAACCGTTCGGGAATCAATTCTAATATCTTTGATGATACACCTTCAGAGCCTCGATTTTTCAAGAAAAAAGAAGAAAAGAAAACAATTGAACGGAATATAAACACTCCAGTCCCTAAACAATTAAAACCAATTGCTACTGCAAGAATCATCAATCCAAGTGGTTCTTCTTCAGAAGATATTCAGGTAGGAGACAATGTGAGACACGACCGTTTCGGGATTGGAAAAGTGGAATTTTTGGACGGAACAGACCCGCAAAATATCAAAGCAAAAGTTATTTTTGCCAACGAAGGTGAGAAAAATCTTATCCTGAAATTTGCTAAATTGACGAAGATTTAA
- a CDS encoding YciI family protein, translated as MKAVVFYEHATDKSMDEFMAVFPRHEEFEAEFIKSGRVLGTGAFANPGEGAMAIFVDRQAAEDFVNGDPFVQEGLIAKTTIREWNDELA; from the coding sequence ATGAAAGCAGTAGTATTTTACGAGCACGCAACGGATAAATCAATGGATGAGTTTATGGCTGTTTTTCCTCGTCACGAAGAGTTTGAAGCGGAATTTATAAAGTCCGGAAGAGTTTTGGGAACAGGCGCTTTTGCCAATCCTGGAGAAGGTGCAATGGCAATTTTTGTAGACAGACAAGCTGCAGAAGATTTTGTAAATGGTGATCCTTTTGTTCAGGAAGGTTTGATTGCAAAAACAACTATCAGGGAATGGAATGATGAATTGGCATAA
- a CDS encoding bleomycin resistance protein, protein MISQIIPKLPFIDKEKTLQYYQNLGFEFPADYGQYLIAVYNNSELHFFEFESLIPEKSDFMLYLKISNNIDKFYQQIQDKGIAIHPNGSLETKPWGMREFSLIDPNGTLLTFGEKMN, encoded by the coding sequence ATGATTTCACAAATAATTCCAAAATTACCTTTTATCGACAAAGAGAAAACATTGCAATATTATCAGAATTTAGGTTTTGAATTTCCTGCAGATTATGGTCAATATTTGATTGCGGTTTATAATAATTCGGAGCTTCATTTTTTTGAGTTTGAAAGTTTGATTCCTGAAAAATCAGATTTTATGCTGTATCTTAAAATTTCGAATAACATTGATAAATTTTATCAGCAAATTCAGGATAAAGGAATTGCGATTCATCCCAATGGAAGCCTCGAAACAAAACCTTGGGGAATGAGAGAATTTTCTTTGATTGACCCGAATGGAACTTTGCTAACTTTCGGAGAGAAGATGAATTAA